A genomic segment from Sporichthyaceae bacterium encodes:
- a CDS encoding cob(I)yrinic acid a,c-diamide adenosyltransferase: protein MVNLTRIYTRTGDDGTTALGDFSRTDKNDPRLVAYADVDEANSAIGVAIALGNLDPELVTLLTRIQNDLFDVGADLCNPIVENPATVNNSSGAPLRITEADVERLEAACDRWNENLPNLRSFILPGGTPGAALLHVARTVARRAERAAWAAAQAHPDSTSPLPAKYLNRLSDLLFILGRAANPDGDVLWVPGANR from the coding sequence ATGGTCAATCTGACGCGCATCTACACCCGCACCGGCGACGACGGCACCACCGCGCTCGGCGACTTCAGCCGGACGGACAAGAACGACCCGCGGCTGGTCGCGTACGCCGACGTCGACGAGGCGAACAGCGCGATCGGCGTCGCAATTGCCCTGGGCAACCTGGATCCGGAACTGGTAACGCTTCTGACGCGCATTCAGAACGACCTGTTCGACGTCGGCGCCGACCTGTGCAACCCGATCGTCGAGAACCCGGCCACTGTGAACAATTCTTCCGGGGCTCCCCTGCGCATCACCGAGGCCGACGTCGAACGGCTCGAGGCGGCCTGCGACCGGTGGAACGAGAATCTGCCGAACCTACGCAGCTTCATCCTGCCCGGCGGCACCCCGGGCGCGGCGCTGCTGCACGTGGCCCGCACCGTGGCCCGCCGGGCCGAGCGCGCGGCCTGGGCGGCCGCGCAGGCCCACCCGGACAGCACCAGCCCACTGCCGGCCAAGTACCTCAACCGGCTGTCCGACCTGTTGTTCATCCTCGGCCGAGCGGCGAACCCCGATGGCGACGTGCTCTGGGTGCCCGGCGCGAACCGCTGA